Within Candidatus Sulfotelmatobacter sp., the genomic segment AAGCTGCGGAGTGTTCGACTCGATCGGGCATGGCCGGCTTCCCCCGGGAACGGACTCGCGACCGGAACCGCAGTACAGTCGAGCCTGTGGCTTGTAGCTTTTCGCGGTGCGCGGGTCAAGCCGGCAGGTTACGGAAGTGCGACGGCGACCTTCCGCCGGTCCGGCTCAGGCGCCGAGTCGCTCGCGCAGCGGGCGGGCGCGCGCGCGGCTCACCGGGACCTCGGTGCGCGCGGCGTCGCGGAGCTGTAGCCGCCAGGTGCCGGCGAAGCCCGGGCGGAGCGCGGCCGCCCAGTCGAGATTCACGATCGCCGAACGGTGAACGCGCGCGAACTTGCGGGGATCGAGCCGTTGCTCGAGCTGATCGAGCGTGAAGTTCACGTAATGCCGATCCTTTTCGGTGGCGGCGAACACCAGCTTGTCCTCGGCGCCGAACCACATCACGTCCTCGGCGCGCAGGATCAGCTGGCGCTGGCCGATCCGCACCGTGAACCGCTCGAGATGCGGGCTCGAGGCGCCTTTCAGGCTGGCCAGCATCTCGCTCAGCCGGCGGGAGAGATCCTCGGGGTTCCGCAGCTCGCGCCGAGCGCGCTCGAGCGCCGCCTCGAGGCGTTCGCGGCGATAGGGCTTGAGCAGGTAATCCACCGCGTTCTCTTCGAACGCTCGCACCGCGTACTGATCGAACGCCGTGCTGAAGATCACGGCCGGGCGCCGCTGGATACTGGCCAGCAGCGAGAACGCGTCCTCGCCGGGCATCTGGATGTCGAGCAACATCACGTCGACGTCCTGCCGGGCGAGGAACCGGCGCGCCTCGTCGGCCGAGCCCGCCTCCCCGGCCAGCGTGACGCCGTCGATTTCCTCCAGCATGCGCCTGGCGCGGGCGCGCGCCAGCGCCTCGTCGTCCACCACCAGCACGCGCAGGGTTTCGCTCACGGCGCGAGGATTACCACGACAGGCCGACGCCGAACACCAGCATGCGGCGGTCGAAGTACGAGGATTCCGGCGAGCGCTCCGAATAGTCGAAGTTGTAGGTGTAATCGAGCACGTTGGCGATGCCGAGCACGTTGAGCGCCTCGCAGTAGGCCACGCACACGCCGCTGGCCGGGAAGCCCAGCCCTGCCGGCATCGAGAACAGGCGCGTGAGTCGCACGTCCAGCCGGTTGTAGGCCGGCATGAGCCCCGAATTGTCCTCGGCCTGGATCGGATGCCAGATGTCGCGCGCCGGATCGTAGGTGCCACCCACGATCGGTGTGTACGGCCTTCCGCTCGATGCCGAGTAGCGCGCTCCGAGCGACCAGGCCGAGTTGTACTGGTAGGTGCTCACCAGCGTGATCGAGTGGCGGACCCCGTAGGAGGCCGGCACCTCGCGCGGGTTCGAGAATTCCATGCGACGCGAATCGAGGTAGCCGTACGACACCCATCCCGAGAGCCACTTGACGTTGCCCTTGGCGAACACGTCGACGCCCCGCGCGTAGCCGTGCCCGCCGTTCGCGTAATAGCTGAGCGAGTCGTTGGTGATGAGATCCCGATAGCGCTTGTCGTAGATCTCGACGCGGATGTTGGTGTGCTCCGAGAGCCACTCGTAGCCGGCGATCAGATGGTCGGCGCGCATGGGCCCCAGTGTGGGATTGCCGTAGCTCGGGTCCTGGTATTCGGGAAGCGGCGGCTGGTGATAGCGCCCGGCCGCCAGTCGCACGATCTGCCGGTCGTCGACGCGCCACGCCAGTGAGGCGCGCGGGTCCACCGTCCACACCGGAGCATTCGAAGCGTAGTCGACGCGGCCACCGAGCGTGGCGTAGACCGGCCCGAACACCCGCAGCTTGTCCTCCAGGTAGAAGCCGGGGGCGTCGAGCAACGGGCGGCTCGAGTAGGTGCGCGTGGGAGCGCCGGGCGCGTAGTCGGTGCTGTCGGCCGGCACCTCCTTGTCGATCTCCGCGGCGCGGCGGCGAAGATTGGCTCCGAACGACAGCTCGTGTCCGGAGCTCGCCGACCAGGTGGCGTCCACGTTGGCCTGGGCGTTGCGCTCGCTGCTGCTGCCGCCGAATTGAGCGAGCTCCCAGTCGCGCTTCCAGAACTGTCCCGATACCTGGCCGCGAATGGCGAGTGTCGCGCCGATCGCGTCCGAGAACTGGAGCGCGCCGAGCTGATTGCGCGCGCGATTCGAATAGGGCTCCTTGTAGTTGAGAAAATTGACGAACATGTCGGTCCGATCGCCCGAGTCGAGGTAGAGCAGGGCCGCGCGTCCGGTCCTGGAGTATCGCCACAGCAGCTTGGCGGCGGCATCTTCGCCGCGGGGGTCCTGTTCGTACTCTCGGGAGCTGCCGTAGAGCTTGAACAGCAGGCTCGGATCCGAGTAACGCGTGGATCCGATGAAGCTGAGACGGTCCGGGACGATCGCCCAGCTGGTCGAGGCGCCGAGGCCGGCCAGATTGGCGCTGGCCGAGACGGTGCGCAGGTTGAGCGGGTCCTGCGTTTCCATGTCGAGAACCCCCGACATCACGCCGCCGTATTTCGACGAGAAGCCCCCGCTCGAGAAGAAGGCGCTGCGCAGCATGTAGGTCTCGATGCTGCTGAACAGCCCGCCCGAAGCGTTCTCGTAGTGGTAGGGGTGGCCGAGGTCCCCGCCATCCAGCCGGATCAGGGTCTCGTCGGGTGGGCCGCCGCGCGTGTAGATCGCGGCGCCCTCCGCCGGAGCGTTGATGCCGGGCAGCGTGCGCAGCGACTGGAACACGTCGGCAGCGCCGCCCGGCGTGGTGTAGACATCCATGCGCCGCAGCGTTGCCCCTTCGCCCTTGCCGGTCTTCCCGAATGCCGAGGCGGTGACCGCAACCTCGGCGAGCGGGATTGGTTCGTTCTTGAGTGTGACGTTCACCTGCACGGGCGCAGCGGCGACGTCCACGGTGACGTGCGCGCTCTGATAACCGAGCTGCGCGACCTGCAGCACGTGCCGGCCGGCCGGCAGATCGAGCGCGAATCGGCCTTGCTCGTCGGCGGCGGCGCCGCGTTTGAGTTCCGGCACGCTGACGGTCGCGTACTCGATCGGTTTGCCGCCGGCATCGAGCACGGTGCCGCGGACCTCGGCCGCACCGGCCGGCGCGGCGACGAGCCACGCGAACCACGCGAGGCCCGCGATCGCGACACGGCGCGGCGCGCGAAGCGGTGTCACGGCTTCGCCTTGGCCAGCGAATCCTCGGCGGCCGGCAGGAGCCGGTACCTGACCCACTGATTGTCGGGATTGGCGGCGACCGCAGCGCGGAACGACTCGCGCGCCGCTGCGAAATCGCGAAGCTCCATCTGCGCGCGTCCGGTCCACAGCAGCGCGTCGTCGCGGCCCCAGTCCGGTGCGGTGGAGTCCGGCACCGCCTCCTTCGCGAACAACGCATTGGCGCGCCGGAATTCGTCGAGCGATGGCTTCGCGCCCCCTCCGAACTGGGCGGGCTTGTGGAGCGTGCTGATGCCGGCCAGGAGGTGAATGCGAGGATTGTCCGGCTGGAGGCCGGCGGCCCGTGCGAGATTGGCGCCGCTCTGCGGTCCCAGCGTCATCATCGAGTTGGGTTCGAGCGAGATCATCATGCCCTGAACGCCCGCCTTGACGGCGAGTGCCTCGGCGAATTTCGAATCGATGGCCAACGCCTGATCGGCGCGGGCCATCGCGTCATTCGCGATCTCGGTGGCGAGCTTCTTGTCGGTGCCGATCAGGAACGGCAGCACGCGCCACGAACTGACCGCGACCCAGTACTGAACCCGGGCGTCCTTCGGATCCGCCTGAGCCAGCGCCGAGAACCGCGCGCGTACCGAGCGCAGTGCGGAGGCGTCGCCGCGATTGACCGCGGTCTGCAACTCGCGGCGCAGCGACGCGATCGCGGACGGGTCGGCGGACGCGCCGGCATGTCCGGCAATCGCCAGCGACAGGAGCAGCGGCGGAAGGATTCGCTTCAGCATGATTTCTCACCTCGCGGGTTGGGTGGTGTGGACGCATTCGAAGGTTGGACGGGAAGCGTGATCTCGATGCGAGTGCCGCGGCCGGGTCCTGAGTCGAGCTCGATGCGGTGCGGCGGACCCGCGACACGCAGTCGTTCGCGCACCGAATGCAGGCCGAAGCCGGTGCCCCGCGCCGGGGCGCCCGGGCTCATGCCGAGCCCGTCGTCCTCGACCGTGATTCGCAGCAGCTCGTGATCGCGTCGCGCGGTGAGCGTGAGCGTGCCGCCCTCGGTGCGCGGCGCCAGCCCGTGACGCACCGCGTTCTCCACCAGCGGCTGGAGCAGCAGGCTCGGCACCGGAAGGGTCTCGAGTCCGGGCTCGATGCGCTCGACGACCTTCAGACGCTCGCCAAAGCGCGTGCGCTCGATGGCCAGCACCGTGCGCAGGAACTCGAGCTCGTCGCCGAGCGGCACGTGCTCCTGACCGGAGGCGCGCAGGGTGTAGCGAAACACGTCGGCGAGCTGGGTGGTGGTCTCCTCGGCGGCGCGGGGATCCACCGCGATCAGCGCGGCGATGGAGTTGAGTGCGTTGAACAGGAAATGCGGATGGATCTGGGCGCGCAGCGCGCGCAGCTCGGCCTGGGCCAGCTCGGCGCGTGCCTGTTCCACCGCGCGTGCCCGCTCCACTGCCTGGCGGTAGAAATGCTGGGCGAACGAAATGCCGCTGAACAATGCCACGAACAGCAGCGTGAAGAGTCCCGAGGTCACGACCGCGCGCCAGCCACCCAGAAAGCCGGGCATCACGGTGAAGTGGATGATCACCGCCCCGACGTACGAGCCGAGCGTGGCCATCCCGGCGTACCAGGCGCCCACGGTCCAGTTGGATTGCAGCTCGCGCTCGGGAGTGCGCAGGCGCGGATCGACGAAGTAGCGGGTCGCCCACAGCGCCACGCCCACGCAATAGGCGAAGATCAGCGACATCTGATAGGCGAGGAGGTAGCTGAATCGACTCGAGCCGTAGAGCGTGCCGAAGAACAGCGCGAACGGAATCGCCCACAACGGCTGGCGCCACAGCATGCGGACGAAACCGCGCAGCGCGTTGTCTCGGGGTCTCGGGTGGGTGGGCATCGCGTCTCCTTTCCTCTCACTCACCCTACGGACGAACCCGGCCTCGGGCCGATTGCATTCCGATGGATGGTCGGTTGGGACGGATGAACGGTCGGAGGCGGGAGGGAACGGCGGGCCGCGCGGGGCGGGGATCAGCGGATGCGAACCGCCAGCAGCGTGATGCGGCCGCCGCCGGCAGCCGAAGCCGGGTGGGAGCCGTTCAGGGCGCGAGCCGCTCCAGGCGCCAGGCTTCGGCGCCGCGAACGTAGCGCAGGCGATCGTGAAGTCGGTTCGGGCGCTGTTGCCAGAACTCGATCGCATCGGGCGTCACTCGATATCCGCCCCAGTCCTCCGGGCGTGGAATATCCCCGTGCGGGTGCCGCGTCTCGAGCTCGGCGACGCGACGCTCGAGCTCCAGCCGGTCCGGGATGACCTGGCTTTGCGGCGAGATGGCGGCGCTCAACCGACTTCCGGGTGGCCGAGTCCGGAAGTAAGCGTCGGAATCGGCGGCCGGCAGTCGTTCGACCGATCCTTCGACGCGCACCTGACGCCCGAGTGGCTCCCAGTAGAAGCCGAGAGCCGCGCGCGGATTGGCGGCGAGATCGCCGCCCTTTCGGCTCCGGTAGTGGGTGTAGAAGCTGAATCCGCCGCGGACGATGCCCTTGAACAGGACCCAGCGAAGCGACGGCCGGCCATCCGGGGTCGCCGTGGCGAGCGCCATGGCGTCGGGCTCGGCGACCGCGGCCTCGTTCGCCAGGGCGTACCAGCGCTCGAACTGGACCAGCGGATCCGCGGCGAACTGGCGCGGATCCAGCGGGTGCAGCACCTCGGCGTGGGGTGAGTCGTGGCGCATGGCGAGCATCCTAGCCGGCATGCGCTCCAGCGTCATGCGGGCGTCGCCCGCATGCGCTCAGAAGTTGACGGACATCTGGGCGGCGTACAGGTCGTAGCGCGAGATGCTGCCGTCGTCGTGCTGGTAGTTCGCCTGATAGACGGCCTTGACGATCGCGCCGCGCGCGACGCGATAGCCCACGCCGGTCTCGAGCCTGTCGATATCGTAGTTCCAGGGCTCGGTCTCGCCGGTCGACGAGGTGACGTTGGTGAAGCGCATGCTCTCCCAGCGGCCCGCGAGCCAGGCGCCGGTGCTGGCGATGCCGATTCGGGCCTCGCCGTAGTAGCCGGCCACGCCCAGGTTTCCGACCGTCGGGGTCATCCACTGATTGAGGTAGCCCTCGCTGATCAACGACAGATGCCCGGTTTCGAGAGCGAAGTCGGCCATCGCCAGCTTCTGCATGTAGTCGTTCGCGGTCTTTCCGGCCGGCAGCTGCGGGTCGAGCGACGACGCGAGATAAGGGCCGTAGGACCCCGACGCCCCGATTCGCAGCGCGGGGATCGGCTGGAACCCGATCCGCCCCATCACCGACTTGCCCTCGTTGTTGTCCTGACTCGGTTCCATCATCGACGGCGTTCCGGCGGTGATCGCGACGGCGTATTCCAGCGGCGCCGCGCTGCCGTTCACGGCGACTCCCGCATCCCAGCAGAAGTCGTAGATCACCGGCATGCCACGGAGCTTGGTCTGGGTCGGCGTGTAGCTGAATCCACTCTGGCCTCGCCCCTGCACGGCGAGCAGCGCGTCGACGTCCGGCACCAGCACGTCGGAGCGCAGCGTGGTGTGGTACTGATAGATCAGCGGCGTGCCGATCAGCGGCTTCTTGTCGGAGTAGGTGCGGGGGCCGTAGGTACCGATCATCCAGGGAATCTTGCCGGCAATGACGTGCAGATCCCGTTCGCTCCAGGGTGTGTACATCAGATAGGCGCCGTAGACGTTGTGGGAATTGACCTCGTCGAGCACCAGCTGCGTGTAGACCTGGATTTTCGGCGTCGCCGCGCCCTCCAAGAACAGCCGGAGGCGGTAGGCGTCGAACATCGAGGCGCCGGCGTTGAACAGGTTGAACTCGAGCGCCTTCCCCCGCGATGAAGCGGTGGCGTCGAGCTGCCCATGGACCGTGAGCGTGAAATCCGTCGCCCGGGCGGAACGCGCCACGCCGGCCCCGAGCGCGGCCATTACCGTCAGAGCGAGTGCCCATTCGCGCGCCTTCATGCCGCCTCCTGGAGATCGTGCGCCAATTCGAGCGGCAGGCGCATGTGAAAGGTGCTGCCGCGGTCCACTTCACTCTCGAGCCGCAGGGTGCCGCCGTGCGCCTCGACGATGCCGCGCGCGATCGCGAGTCCAAAGCCAATACCGGCCGAATTGAATTCGAGCGTCTGCGACGAGTGATGCTTGAGCACGTCGTGGCTCACGCCGCCGCGTTCGAACAGCGAGGCATGGCGGTCGGGCGGGATGCCCACGCCGGTGTCGCGCACCGAGATCTCGAGCGCTCGCCCGTCCCAGCGGCTGCGCACTTCGACCTGCCCGCCATCCGGCGTGAAACGGATGCCGTTGGTGATCAAGTTGGTGATGGCGAGCGCCAGTCTCGCTCGATCGAATCGGAGCCGGGGTATGCGCCCGTCGGAGCGCGCGGTGAGATGCAGGTGCCGCTCGGGTGCCGCGGCGCGCGCCGCCTCGAGCGCCTCGCCGATCACCGCGGTGGGATCTCCGTCCTCGAGATGCAAGGTCAGCCGCTCGCTCTGGATCTGCGCCATGCGGGTGGCGTTCTCGGCCACCCGGGACAGCGCCGACACGCTGCGCCGGATCGCCTCGAGCGCGGTGCGCTGCTGAGCGGTGATTGGACCCATCGATTCGCCGATCATCAGCTCCTCGAAGCCCTGGATGACGCTGATCGGCGTGCGCAGCTCGTGAGAAGCGAGATTGATGAACTCGGACTTGACCCGCGCCACCTCTTCGAGGTTGGTGACGTAGGCGCGCTGCTTCTGCCGCATGTCGCGGAAGCGGGTGGCGAGGTAGCCGATCTCGTCGTCGCGCCGGACGTCGAGCGGGAATTCGTAATCGCCGCGCTCCATGGCCTCGGCGCCCCGCACGATCTGCTGGACCGGCGCGACGATTCGTTCCGAGATCACCCAGCCGGCCAGCACCGCCACCACCAGCACGATCACCCCGAGCGCGATCAGGCTGAGCTGGATGTTCCGGAGGTACCCGGTCTCCTCGCCGACCGAACGCTGCATCACATAGGTCTGCCGGCTGCCGGCGGGCGCCAGGGGGATGGGTCGCGCGAGCGTCAGCAGCACGCTGCCCGGCGAGCGCACTTCGGCGATCGTGCCCATCGCCCCGTCGTTGTCGCGGCTCTGAAGCTCCGGGAGCGCGGCGATCAGGGCGGCGCGCTGATCCTGCTGCTCGAGCGTGCTGGCGGTAGGCGCGCTGCCGACGAAGAAGCTCACCTCGCTGCGCGTGAACGCCCGAAGCTGCTCGGCGAGATCCGACCCGATCCGCGAACCGAGTAGCAGGGCGCCGACCACGCGCCCGCCGGCCCGGACCGGCGTGGCGCTGGCCTGATAGTGGGCGTCGCGGTCCATCACCACGCCGGTTTGCGCGCGGCCGGTGAGTGCTTCGCGCGCCAGCGAGACCGACGAGGGGTCGTGGAGCGCTTCGCGCCCGACCGAGGCCACCTCCAGCCCTTCGCGATTGAACACTTCGAAGAGATCGCTCTCGGTGAGCGCGTTGAAGTCCCGCGCCACCCCGGCGATGGTCGCGCGCAGCTCGGGGTCGGAGGCCCCGCCGGGAAGGGTGAGGACCGAGAAGAACTTCGGATCCTGCGCGATGGTCTGCGATTCGATTTCCAGCGTGCGGGCGCGCGACGACAGCATGCTCTCGAACACCGCCGAGGCGCGCCGAAGATCGTCGCGAATGCTGTGCTGCACCTGCTCGGTCACGGTCCGGTTCACGATCCACAGCGTCGCCACCGCCAGCAACCCGAGCGGCGCCGCGGCGATCAGCATCAGCTTGGAGCGGAGCGGCAGGCGCATGGTCACCAGCCCAGCTCCAGCGTCAGGTCGCCGTCGGCGGGCACGACCACCTCGCGCGTGACCTCGTGGAGATCGGGATGCCACAGGTGCAACGTGTAGTTTCCGGGCGGCACCGGCGGCAACGCGAAGTGCCCGTCGGTGTCGGCCTGAGCGAAGACGTGTGTCGGCAGCACCAGCACGAACGCCTCCATGTGCGAGTGGATGTCGCAGTAGACGTTGACCAGACCGGCGCGATCGAAGGTCACGCTCTTCGAGTGTCCGCGCGGATACTTGCCGAGGTCGAAGCGCTTGATCGGCGAGGCGCTGAATACGTTGTGGTAGATGGGGTCGAGATTGGGGAAGTCGACGGTGGTGCCGACCGCGACCGGCAGCACGCGCGGCTGGAAGCACTGATCCTTCTGCGCGAGCTTCGGATGGGGCGCGGGCGAGGCGGTGTCGGCGGCCGCCGGGACGCGCTCGAGCCACACCACGGCGTCGCCCGGGGCGCCGTGCGTCATGGTCATGACGTGGGGCAGGGACGAGGCGCGACCGGCGTACGCGTTGGGCGCGGGAGCTTCCTGTTCCATGGATGGAACGTGCACGCTGCCGCGCACCACTCCCGCCGCGACCGGCGCGACCAGCACGCTCATCTCGATCAGCGCGACGGCCAGCATGAGCGCGCCTGGGTCGCGGGAAATCGCCGTCATGGCTGTGCGAGCGGGACTCCGGGTGAGAGCCTGGGCCAGGGGCCGGGCCGAGCCCCTCCTTGGACTGCCGGTCCTGTTTTCGGCCCGGCGGGAGGAGGGCTTGAGCCGTCCGTCGGCCCGTCGAGGGGGACGGAACCGGGTTATCGAATCGGGCTCAAGAACTTGCGGCGGGCGGCCATGAGGCGGATCCGGGCGTTTCGGCCCGGATCAGCGATAGGCGGGGAGTCCGGTGACGGCCTCGCCCAGCACCAGCGTGTGGATGTTGTGCGTGCCCTCGTAGGTGTACACCGACTCGAGGTTGCACATGTGACGCATGACCGGGTACTCGGCGGTGATGCCGTTGGCGCCGAGGATGTCGCGCGCCTCGCGCGCGATGTGGAGCGCGATCTCGCAATTGTTGCGCTTGGCCAGCGACACCTGCGCGGGCGTCACCGTGCCGCGCTCCTTCATGCGACCGAGCTGCACGCACAGCAACTGCGCCTTGGTGATCTCGGTCAGCATCATCGCCAGCTTGGCCTGGATCAGCTGAAAGCCGCCGATCGGCCTTCCGAACATGATGCGCGCCTTCGAGTACTCGCTCGCCGAGTGGAAGCAGGCCATCGCCGCGCCCACCACGCCGAACGCGATGCCGAAGCGAGCCTGCGAGAGGCAGCCGAGCGGACCTTTCAGTCCCTCGACGTTGGGCAGGAGATTTTCGGCCGGCACGAACACCTCCTGAAGGATCAACTCGCTGGTGACCGATGCGCGCAGCGAGTGTTTGCGTTTCTGTTCCGGCGCCGAGAAGCCCTTGGTCTGGGTGTCGACCAGGAAGCCGCGGATCACTTCCTTGCCGCCGCCCTTGTCGGCGAGCTTCGCCCACACCACCGCGAGCTGCGCGATCGTGCCGCTGGTGATCCACATCTTGGCGCCGTTGAGCAGGTAACCGCCGTCCACCGGCTTGGCCCGCGTGATCATGCCGCTGGGATCGGAACCGTGATCCGGCTCGGTGAGACCGAAGCAGCCGATGATCTCCCCTTTCGCCATTCTCGGCAGCCAGCGCGTGCGCTGCTCCTCGTTCCCGTAGGCGTAGATCGGGTACATGCACAGCGAGCCCTGGACCGACGCGAACGAGCGGAGTCCCGAGTCGCCGCGCTCCAGCTCCTGCATCGCGAGCCCGTAGGCGGTCGCCGAGACCCCGGCGGCGCCGTACTTCTCGGGCAGGCTGGCGCCGAGCAGCCCCATCTCGGCGACCTCGGGGATGACTTCCATGGGGAAATAGGCCTCCTCGTAGGCCTTCTCGACCAGGGGGAGGTAGCGCTCCTCGACCCAGCCGCGCACGTGATCGCGGATCTGCCGTTCGTCCTCGGTGAGGAGCGAATCGATCTCGTAGAAATCCACGCCCGTGAAGCGGGACATGAGCCGGGCCTCGGGTGTGACCGACGAGTGTTGCGGGACCGGGCAGTATAGGGAAGCATGTGGGTCCGCTCAATTCGGCAGCCGCTGGAGCCCGGAGAAATCTTCCTTGAGCGCGAATGCCCAGGACCCGACGGCCGCGGACCGGCGCACCCTGATGCTCCAGTTCGAGTGCGCTCCGAATGTCGGGGTTCGACCGGGGATATCGAGCCGTGCCGATTTCCGGGGCGATCCGAGGACGACTCTGAACCCGCGCTCCCTCGCGTTGCACGGTGCGGCGGCGTTCCCTACCTTCCCGGCATGAGTGCACCCTCACCTCCGAGAGGAGATCCGCTATGCGTGCGCATTCTGGCTTCGCAGTCGCTCTCGTGGCGGCCGGCATGAGCGCCGCCCTCGATCAGACCACTTTCGCCGCCCGGGGAGCCGCCACGCGCTCGGTGGTCTGGGCGCCGCACGGCATGGTGTGTGCCGCACAGCCGCTGGCGGTGCAGGTGGGGCTCGACGTGCTCAAGCAAGGGGGCACGGCCGTCGATGCCGCGATCGCGGTCAACGCCTGTCTCGGCCTGATGGAGCCCACTTCGAACGGGCTCGGCGGTGATCTCTTCGCCATGATCTGGGATCCGAAGCAGGGCAGGCTGATCGGCCTCAATGGCTCCGGTCGAGCGCCGCTCTCGCTCACCATCGACCGGGTGAGGGCCGCCGCGCGCGCCGACACGATTCCGCTCTATTCGCCGCTCTCCTGGACGGTGCCCGGGGATTGCGACGCCTGGTTCGCCCTCCACGAGCGCTATGGCAGGCTGCCGATGGCGAAGCTGCTGGCCCCGGCGATCCAGTACGCCGAGCAGGGCTTCCCGCTCTCACCCGTGATCGCGTCGGATTGGGAACGCGGCGTGCGCGCGTTCGGCGACAAGCCGGGCTTCTCCGACGTGTTCATGCCGGTGCCGCCCGGCGGCGGGCCGCGCCGAGCGCCGCGCGAGGGCGAGACCTTCCGGAATCCCGCGCTCGCGAAGACCCTGCGCGTCATCGCCGAGAAGGGGCGCGATGGATTCTACAAGGGGCCGATCGCTCAGGCGATCGTGACGTTCTCTCAGAAGAACGGCGGCTTCTTCTCGCTCGAGGATTTCGCCCGCCACCACTCCGAGTGGGTCGAGCCGATCTCCACCACCTATCACGGCTCCACGGTCTGGGAGCTGCCTCCGAACGGGCAGGGACTGGCGGCGCTCGAGATGCTCAACCTGCTCGAGAACTTCGATCTCAAGGGCATGGGCCGCGAATCCGCCGACTTCTGGCACGTGATGGTGGAGTGCAAGAAGCTGGCGTTCGCTGATCGCGCCCGCTACTACGCCGATCCGGAGTTCGTGAAGACCCCGGTGGCGCAGTTGCTGTCGAAGGACTACGCGCGTCAGCGGGCGAGGCTCGTGGACCCGAAGCACGCCGCCAGCGCCGACGCGCCAGGCGAGGTCACCGCGCTGCAGCAGGGCGAGACCACCTACTTCTGCACCGCCGACGCCAGCGGCATGATGGTCTCGATCATCCAGAGCAATTACACCGGCTTCGGCAGCGGCTACTGCGTGCCCGAGCTGGGATTCGGCCTGCAGGACCGCGGCGGACAGTTCTCGCTCGACCCGAGTCACCCCAACGCGCTCCAGCCGGGCAAGCGTCCGTTCCACACCATCATTCCGGCCTTCCTCACCCGCCCCGACGGCGCTCGCATGGCGTTCGGCCTGATGGGCGGCGACATGCAGCCGCAGGGGCACGCGCAGATCGTTGTCGACCTGGTGGATTTCGGCATGAACCTGCAGGAGGCCGGTGACGCGATCCGCTTCCACCACACCGGTTCCTCCGATCCCGACGGGCACGTCATGAAGGATGGCGGCGTGCTCCACCTCGAGGACGGCCTGCCCGGGCCGGTGATCGACGAGCTGAGGCGCCGCGGCCATCGAATCGAGCCGGAAGGGGTCGCGGGCTACGGTGGCTACCAGGCGATCTGGCGCGATCCCGTCAGCGGCAATTACGCCGGAGCCACCGAGAGGCGCAAGGACGGCTGCGCGCTGGGTTACTAGGATGATGCCGAGAATCCGGCGTTCTGGCGGTCCGTCCGGCGCTCCGTTACCATCAGACGGCGTCTACCCTGACGATCGATCCGGAGTCCTCCGCGCATGA encodes:
- the ggt gene encoding gamma-glutamyltransferase — translated: MSAALDQTTFAARGAATRSVVWAPHGMVCAAQPLAVQVGLDVLKQGGTAVDAAIAVNACLGLMEPTSNGLGGDLFAMIWDPKQGRLIGLNGSGRAPLSLTIDRVRAAARADTIPLYSPLSWTVPGDCDAWFALHERYGRLPMAKLLAPAIQYAEQGFPLSPVIASDWERGVRAFGDKPGFSDVFMPVPPGGGPRRAPREGETFRNPALAKTLRVIAEKGRDGFYKGPIAQAIVTFSQKNGGFFSLEDFARHHSEWVEPISTTYHGSTVWELPPNGQGLAALEMLNLLENFDLKGMGRESADFWHVMVECKKLAFADRARYYADPEFVKTPVAQLLSKDYARQRARLVDPKHAASADAPGEVTALQQGETTYFCTADASGMMVSIIQSNYTGFGSGYCVPELGFGLQDRGGQFSLDPSHPNALQPGKRPFHTIIPAFLTRPDGARMAFGLMGGDMQPQGHAQIVVDLVDFGMNLQEAGDAIRFHHTGSSDPDGHVMKDGGVLHLEDGLPGPVIDELRRRGHRIEPEGVAGYGGYQAIWRDPVSGNYAGATERRKDGCALGY